AAACTCTTTATTCCATCACAAGTGCATCCTCTGCAACTGTCCAGCAAATAGCCGACTATGTCAGGAATCATCCTGATACAAGAATCACAACTAAACAATACCTGGGTGTTACCATTTCATTTTATGAACTAAGTAAGGATGAGATAAGATACTATTTAGAGACAAACAACGGAAAAATTTTGCAGCTCGACGTCCATTCTCATAATCATTCAGTCATAGCGTACCGTTCTTATCGGGATCAATTATCGGTAAATACCCCGGTAAAATTCCCTGATTTACAAAATGCCAAATAGAAAGTATTGCCACTTGTTTCTGACTATTTCTGCTGGCAAAAGATTTAACAGTGGCGAAAAAATAAGCGGAATAATTCCGCTTAAATTGGAACCGCCCCTTATTTTCATTAAAATAAGGGGCATTTTTCCGCTCATTTAATCTAAATCGTTGGATTTTGTATTATTTTTGACGGTTAACCGGAATAACTCCCTTTATTTCCGCTTCAAAAGCTACAACTATATACAATAGACGGAAATTCTTCGCTTAGGAATTTTCATACCTTTATGCAAATCAACAATGAATGATTACATAACCATAAATTAAGGGTGAACCATGTGTATTCAAAACACGGGACACCCTTCTTCAATTTATTTCAACCCGGACAGCTGGTCCCGATCATCAGCCATTGGAGGCTCCTCAAGCCAGGAATTTTTTATCATGATATTAGCACCGTCCTCCGCATACAAAGCTATTTCGGGAATGAGGGAAGCATATTTCAACCCTATATCCTTACGCGGACTTGCGGCCATGGCAGCTCCGTAGTTACCAATCCCTGCGGCAATCATCGCCGTAATATGGAATAAGATCAGCTTGTCCGAAAAAACCTGCGTGGTACTGTCTGTTACTGCACCATCCCAAAACATTGGAGCTGGGATATCATTATTCTTCAGGATATCACTGAATAAGTCGACATGTTTTTGAGCAATTTTCTTCCCTCTCTGCAAATACTCCTTGACTTCTTTGTCCTGTGCCACCTGTATAAATCCCATGATTAGCGCTTTCCCGATTTGGTTTGTTTGTATATTCATAAATAAATGAGTGATTTCAACTGAAGTGAGTGCACGTCTCCTGCTTTTGATGCCTGACAGAAATTTTTGTTTCTCAACAAAGCCAACTTTATCAGGCACTGATATAAAAGGAGGCCGAATATAAGTCCCTTGCTCCAGCATTAACTCCCTCGTCAAATCCTGCAGTCCGACTGCTGATTTCAAAACACTTTTATGAAATGCGATCACATCAGGGCGAGTTCCCAGGCCAATTGCTGCACTATTTGCTGCCATCCCAAGAATCGACATATGCCTTAGATACATCATGACAAATGTATCAGAAAATAACCGGGGTGCGTGGATATTCACATCTTTCTTTGTGAAACCAACGGGACAGGGAAAATCTTCACGATTGAAGATCTCCTTTAAGATGAAAATGTTTTTCTGTGAAGATTCATTCGCATACTCAACAATTTCTTTTATCTTATTGTCGTCTATGTTGTTCCTAAAATAACTTAATACACAGATTGAAATTGAATCATTAATATACTGCGTCCACATACTGGACATTTCTGCCGAAGTAAGGCCTATTTTAGTCTTGTCCTCCATCTACACACCTCAGTTTCCTGATGATATCATTATCTTCCCATAACCTGCCCGATTTTATTTAGGGGCGTTTTTAATTTTCCTTTTTGGTTATCAAAAGCAACACTATTTAGTCTCAATACTAATAAAACAACCTATCAATTTTTGAAAAAAATAGTAAAATAGATGTAGGATTTAAATTAGGAGTGAGCAAGCTGGAGGCTATCATTTTATTAATCATTGCTGCTGTTGGGTTATCACTGACAGCAAATTTAATCAGATTTCATGTAAGCGCTTTTCTGAATCAATTGATCTTCTCTGTTGCATCATTGATCCTTGTTGAGCTTTCTATGTATTTCTATGGAAGCAATCATTTACATTGGAGTATTCTGTTGTTTATCATTACAGCTGGGTATTCCTTTAAATTAATTGGTGGTATTGTTGCCGCCATCTTCAGCCTTATTCTTGTTTATTTACAGACAGAAGGGACCATTTTGGCACTTCTGCCGGTATACCTGCTGATTGGATCTTGTGCAGGCTATTTATCACAATATTTACTGAATAAGAAAAAAAATCACCACCGCTGGCTGAACATGCTTATGGAACAATCAAAACATCTACAAGTCTTTCGTGAAGTAAGTACAACAATGCAGCGCACTCTGCAGCAGGATTTGCTTTTGAAGGTAATCTTGACATCAGTTACCGCTGGTCATGGGCTAGGTTTTAACAGAGCAATGATTTTCCTTGCTTCAAATGAGTCAAAGTCGCTAAAAGGTATAGTGGGCGTAGGCCCAATGGATGTGAAGAGAGGTTATGAAGTTTGGGAAAAAATCTCTGAAGACAGGCTTAAACTCAGCGAATTAATCGAACATAATTTTGACAGCAATTTCACCGATCCGGAATTGAATGCTCTTTTGCGTTCATTGGAAATCCCGATTGATGAACATAATGTCTTTGGATTAGCATTATCAAGCCAAAAACCAGTCATTGTCAAAGGCATCGAGAAAGATGATCCTTCACAAGTCTTAATTTTTGAGTTGTTCCAAACAGAGGAGTTTGCGATTATTCCGCTAATTAACCAGGGAAAGAATATTGGAATCCTGCTCATTGATAATATTGTAAATAAAAAAAACATTACATTGATGGATACAGAGAATATCCTGCCTTTGGCTAACCAGGCGGCGATTGCACTTGATCACGCCAATCTCTATGAGCAAATTGAGGAAATGGCTTTACGGGATGGTTTGACAGGCCTTCTAAACCAACGGGCATTCCAGAACATTCTTAATGAACACTTTCCTTTTGAAGGAAGCAGAGCTGCTCCCCTTTCGCTTATCATATTTGATATTGACTTCTTTAAGGTGTTCAATGATAAAAACGGCCATCTGCTTGGAAATGAAGTTTTAATGAAGTTGGCGAGAGTCATTGTGGAGTCTTTAAGACCAGGAGATTATTCCTTCCGTTTTGGCGGAGAAGAGTTTGTGGTTCTTTTGCCTGGTACCGATCTGGAACAAGCTGAAATAGTAGCCGAAACAATTCGGTTAAATGTTGAAAAGACAAGCTTCCCCGGTGAAAAAACACAGCCAAATGGCACTTTAACTGTAAGTGTCGGAACAGCTTGTACAGATCATATGAACATAAACAGTAAAAATGAGCTAATAGAAGCTGCCGACCAGGCCCTTTACAAAGCTAAAAACGCAGGCAAAAATACTGTAATTTCTTTTAAGGAGTTCGTTAGCATTGATTGAACTGGCATTGATTCTCGCTGCCCTTTTCTTTTTCCTGGCTTCCGCTTTGACTAGCAGGCCAATGTATATCCTTTCGCAGAAGTTTTATTCCAAACGCGTAACCAAACATTATGGGTTCAGGGTTTCAGACCTTCATTATTCCTATGATCAAATGGTCTACTTTATTTCCCTGCCCACTACTTTACCTTATATCAGGGATGCATTGAAGGAAGACTTGATTATTGAACAAGATTATTCATCTTATTTCTTCCCTCTTCTGAAAGGGATTAAAATCTCATTAAAACAAAAAAACGAGAAATTGTTCCTTGCCTACCTGCCTATTGGCAATTTCCGTTTGCCCCATCTTGATAAGTTGCAGCAAGAAGGCACAATTGATGAACAAACCTATTTACGAATAAGTACAACTAAGCTGCTCCAACGCGACACCCTGCAGGAAGTGCGCGAAGAAGTTTACAAACAGCTCCAGGTGGGTCGTTACTAATTATGAAATATCCCTTCACCCCAAAAAGTCAGGTTTAGTTGTACCTGACTTTTTGGGGTTTTTAACGACAAAAAATAGAACAAAGTGCCTCATCGACGGCTGGCCCAATGTGTTACTTTATATTTCCTATAAAATCAAGTTCCTCTGCACTCGCTATACTTGAAGGATTATCAAGAATTTTTTTAACATCCGATAATGTGTCCTGGAGCTTCACATCCTCACCCTTCTTCCCAGTGAATGCTTCAGCTACATAGAAAGGCTGAGTCAGATAGGCTTCCAACTTTTCCCCCTGTTGATAGACTTGCGACTCGGAGGCTGGAAGCCGTTCGAGTCCATGGACATTGACGATTGCACGCAACTCTCTATACCTGCGTAAAAGCTTTTGCGCTCTTTGTTGAATACTATGGTGAACAGGATCTAAATAGGACCCCTCTAAGATGGAGGATGTGGAGTAGATTGGATTGATAGCTGGGTATTTATGGCGCGCGGCAAGATCAGCATCAAATTGCCACAAAGTATCTAGCGGGCCATAAGGGAGGTCTTCATCGACAGCCTCACCCTTTAAGTCTATCAAGAAAGTCGTTACACTGCTGACTCCGTTGTTATCGAAGGATTCCTGCAAAGAGAACATCTCCCCTGAAAGGACATACGAACGATCGGCTGTAAGGGCATAATCTTTATCTACACCTTCTCTTTGCATGATTTTCTCTGTCTCTTCGATATTTTTTGTGACAAAATCGACGTCTTGGAGAACATCATCAAGTTCTGGATAATCCCCTTTCGGTTTAATTAGAACAGTCACAAATCCTTCTCTTTTCAACCGATGTAACATTTCGGCCAGTACCACTAATTGCCCCATTCCAGGACGGGCCACGAGCCCAACAGTTCCTCCTTTAGAAATTGGCGCAAACAAGTCCAAGGTTTTAATGCCTGTTTGAATCATTTCCACACTCTCCCCTCTTAAAATCAACTCATCCAAACTGCAACCAGCAAGTTCTGCGAGAGCGACAATTGTGCGCACTTCTGCCCTGCCGACCGGTATTTTACCTGTAGATAAATTTGAAACAGTAGCCGGTCTCAGTCCAACAGACTTAGCTGCTGAG
This portion of the Mesobacillus sp. S13 genome encodes:
- a CDS encoding DUF3231 family protein; translation: MEDKTKIGLTSAEMSSMWTQYINDSISICVLSYFRNNIDDNKIKEIVEYANESSQKNIFILKEIFNREDFPCPVGFTKKDVNIHAPRLFSDTFVMMYLRHMSILGMAANSAAIGLGTRPDVIAFHKSVLKSAVGLQDLTRELMLEQGTYIRPPFISVPDKVGFVEKQKFLSGIKSRRRALTSVEITHLFMNIQTNQIGKALIMGFIQVAQDKEVKEYLQRGKKIAQKHVDLFSDILKNNDIPAPMFWDGAVTDSTTQVFSDKLILFHITAMIAAGIGNYGAAMAASPRKDIGLKYASLIPEIALYAEDGANIMIKNSWLEEPPMADDRDQLSGLK
- a CDS encoding GGDEF domain-containing protein; the encoded protein is MSKLEAIILLIIAAVGLSLTANLIRFHVSAFLNQLIFSVASLILVELSMYFYGSNHLHWSILLFIITAGYSFKLIGGIVAAIFSLILVYLQTEGTILALLPVYLLIGSCAGYLSQYLLNKKKNHHRWLNMLMEQSKHLQVFREVSTTMQRTLQQDLLLKVILTSVTAGHGLGFNRAMIFLASNESKSLKGIVGVGPMDVKRGYEVWEKISEDRLKLSELIEHNFDSNFTDPELNALLRSLEIPIDEHNVFGLALSSQKPVIVKGIEKDDPSQVLIFELFQTEEFAIIPLINQGKNIGILLIDNIVNKKNITLMDTENILPLANQAAIALDHANLYEQIEEMALRDGLTGLLNQRAFQNILNEHFPFEGSRAAPLSLIIFDIDFFKVFNDKNGHLLGNEVLMKLARVIVESLRPGDYSFRFGGEEFVVLLPGTDLEQAEIVAETIRLNVEKTSFPGEKTQPNGTLTVSVGTACTDHMNINSKNELIEAADQALYKAKNAGKNTVISFKEFVSID